Proteins encoded within one genomic window of Cucumis sativus cultivar 9930 chromosome 3, Cucumber_9930_V3, whole genome shotgun sequence:
- the LOC101210693 gene encoding agamous-like MADS-box protein AGL82 yields MGRGILSLKLIPNPKSRRTTFLKRKKSLIKKAYELSTLCDVQTCLFIASDCDPSTHFETWPPNHHQIHQMIRSYKSHSFTKPNSSYDLNRFFSDRKNKILTNTSKLLHNVVDHQSEHQLMELLDALDSKIRVANDMIEFMEADYDHLIDQAIGMDTPPSQTEDEETTQFNVSDLFNEPDEFEEYNVEGFQSLLEDKFLETLVQNNPIPDFDFDFDY; encoded by the coding sequence ATGGGGAGAGGAATATTAAGTCTTAAGCTCATTCCCAATCCCAAAAGTCGAAGAACAACCTTTCttaagaggaagaaaagtcTGATTAAGAAGGCCTACGAGCTTTCCACCCTTTGCGATGTTCAAACTTGCCTTTTCATTGCTTCTGACTGTGACCCCTCCACTCACTTCGAAACTTGGCCTCCCAATCATCACCAAATCCACCAGATGATCCGTTCTTATAAATCCCACTCTTTCACCAAACCCAACTCCTCTTATGATCTTAACCGCTTCTTCTCTGATCGCAAGAACAAAATCCTAACTAACACATCTAAACTTCTCCACAATGTTGTGGATCACCAATCCGAACATCAATTGATGGAGTTGTTGGATGCTTTGGATTCCAAGATTAGAGTTGCAAACGACATGATTGAGTTCATGGAGGCCGATTATGATCACTTGATTGACCAAGCAATTGGCATGGATACACCTCCTTCCCAAACAGAGGATGAGGAAACCACTCAATTTAACGTTTCAGACCTTTTTAATGAGCCAGATGAGTTTGAAGAATACAACGTCGAGGGTTTCCAATCTCTGCTTGAGGACAAGTTTCTGGAAACTCTGGTTCAGAACAATCCCATTCCAgactttgattttgattttgattactaa